TTTCATCCTCCTCTGAAAGATTAGGATTTATTTTAATAGCCTAATAGTGAGAATTCAAGCTTGCATAACAAACTAACTCTTTGAACCCTAATTTTGATTAAAAATAGACCCTTTCCAAAAAACTAAATTCTGCTACAATAAGAGTAGTTTTACCTTCCTGACTACGGGTCGATAAAGAGATTGTAGGGTGAAAGATAGATGATATTACTTACCGGGTTAAGCAGCACTACCGGACTTAGAGTGGCGAAAAAGCTACTTAAGTCAGGGCACGGTTTTAATGCTTTATTAAAAGACGCGGCTAAAGATTCAGATTTAAAATCAAAGAGAGTAAACCTTGTAAAAGGTTCCCTTGATAACACCGAAAGCCTTGAGAAGGCTATGGACGGCATTGAGAATGCACTTTTGATATCACCCGTTTCTGAGAACCAATTTAAGATAGAGAAAAAATTCATAGATGCAGCAAAAAAATCAGGCGTAAAGCACCTTGTAAAATTCTCGGCAATCGGAGCTGACCCGGACTCAGAGTCAATGATCCTCAGAAATCACGGGCTAAGCGAGAAGCATCTTAAGAAATCAGGCCTGAGGTATACGATAGTCAGGCCAAATCTATTTATGCAGAATTTCGTAGATTTCTACGGTCATGAGATAAAAAAGAAAAAGCAGTTAAAACTTCCTCTTAAAAATGCAAAGTGCGGATACGTAGACCTTAGGGACACAGTCAGAGTAATAACCAAGGTTCTAACTACAAATGGAAGTAAGAATAGGACGTATGAAGTTACTGGCCCGGAATCGCTAAGCTGTTTTGAGGTAACAGAACAAATCTCAGAGGCAGTCGGCAAAAAAATTAAATATGTCGAAACTAAGCCCAAAGAATTTAAGAAAGATATGATTGACGCTGGGGTGAAAGAGCCGATAGCGGAAGCTTATTCCGAACTCTACAAACTTGTTAGAGATGGAATCTGTAATCAGGTTACCGATGATATCTATAAAATCACAGACCGCCAGCCACATACATTTGATGAGTTTTTAGACGACAATATCAAGTTCTTTTTAAAAGGATAATATTCTTGTAGGAGGGAATACAATGAAATCTATATTGATAGCAATTATTATTGCAGGCGGCGCTTTTTACACACAAAACGCTTTAGCTGACAGAGACGCAAGCCCTGAGGATACCGCAAGAGTAATAGAAGCTCTTAGTGCTATAGGATGTCCAAACGTAGGTGAGGTAGAGGTTAAAGGTAATTATTTCGAAGCTGATGATGTAATCTGTAATGACGGCAAGGAATATGAGATATATCTCGATCAAAACATGAATGTCATCAGAAAAAAACTTGATGATTGATACATAAACGCCGCTTAAAAGTCCTTACCTTCCTTACCTGTTGTGAGTGGCTTATGAATGACTCGAAATGCTATTACAGAGATCGCGGCCCCGATTATTGGGCCTGCTATGTAGATCCATAAGTTTGATAAGTCCATAGTGACAATAGCAGGAGCTATTGACCTTGCCGGGTTCATAGAGGCGCCTGAAATTGGGCCAGCCCACAGCACATTAAGCC
The nucleotide sequence above comes from Thermodesulfobacteriota bacterium. Encoded proteins:
- a CDS encoding SDR family oxidoreductase, with product MILLTGLSSTTGLRVAKKLLKSGHGFNALLKDAAKDSDLKSKRVNLVKGSLDNTESLEKAMDGIENALLISPVSENQFKIEKKFIDAAKKSGVKHLVKFSAIGADPDSESMILRNHGLSEKHLKKSGLRYTIVRPNLFMQNFVDFYGHEIKKKKQLKLPLKNAKCGYVDLRDTVRVITKVLTTNGSKNRTYEVTGPESLSCFEVTEQISEAVGKKIKYVETKPKEFKKDMIDAGVKEPIAEAYSELYKLVRDGICNQVTDDIYKITDRQPHTFDEFLDDNIKFFLKG
- a CDS encoding PepSY domain-containing protein; this translates as MKSILIAIIIAGGAFYTQNALADRDASPEDTARVIEALSAIGCPNVGEVEVKGNYFEADDVICNDGKEYEIYLDQNMNVIRKKLDD
- a CDS encoding aquaporin, translated to QPSGAVLQTFILEIAITLFLMFVILSVSTGSMEKGIMAGSAIGGVVGLNVLWAGPISGASMNPARSIAPAIVTMDLSNLWIYIAGPIIGAAISVIAFRVIHKPLTTGKEGKDF